AGGACATCGTTGACGATTTAAAAAGTGTTGTAAGCCAGATTATATCTCAGGAAAGGTCAGCGCGGGAAGCATTAGCGAAGACTTCGAACATACAATTAGAAGACAGAGTGTTTCGATCATATGGAACACTTTCTAACAGCAGAATCATCGAAACGAAGGAAGCCGCCCGTTGCCTGTCTGATTTAAGGCTTGGTATAGATATGGGTTTCATAAAAGATATATCAAAATCGATTTTGAATGAATTGATGATATTAACTCAGCCTGGGTTTTTACAGCAATATGCAGGAGGGCCGTTAAGACCAAATGAGCGGGATATCCGCAGGGCTGCTTTAATAAGAGAACGTTTGAAAATGGAAACAAAAGATGAGTCAGGAGGATGATCTTATGATGTTTGGACGATTTACCGAGAGAGCACAAAAAGTATTGGCACTCGCACAGGAAGAGGCAATCCGCCTTGGACATAACAATATCGGCACAGAACACATCTTACTTGGCCTGGTGCGTGAAGGTGAGGGCATTGCGGCAAAGGCACTTTACGGACTTGGTCTAGGAGCGGAGAAAATCCAGAAGGAAGTTGAGAATCTGATTGGCCGCGGACAGGAAACTTCCCAGACGATTCACTATACACCTAGAGCAAAGAAGGTCATCGAGCTTTCTATGGATGAGGCAAGGAAGTTGGGCCATTCCTATGTTGGCACAGAACATATCCTCCTTGGATTGATTCGTGAGGGAGAGGGCGTGGCTGCAAGAGTATTGAACAATCTTGGTGTCAGCCTCAACAAAGCACGCCAGCAAGTTCTTCAGCTTCTAGGCAGCAATGAAACTTCCGGACATCAGGGAGGCGGAACGGCTAATGCCAATACGCCGACACTTGATAGCCTGGCAAGAGACTTAACGGCAATCGCCAGGGAAGGCAGCCTTGACCCGGTCATCGGCCGAAGCAAGGAAATCCAGCGTGTCATTGAAGTGCTAAGCCGCCGGACGAAGAACAACCCGGTATTGATTGGGGAGCCAGGGGTTGGTAAAACAGCGATTGCGGAAGGATTGGCACAGCAAATCGTCAATAATGAGGTGCCGGAAATCCTGCGTGATAAGCGTGTCATGACGCTTGATATGGGAACGGTGGTTGCAGGAACTAAATATCGCGGAGAATTTGAGGACCGCTTGAAAAAGGTCATGGACGAAATTCGTCAGGCCGGAAATATCATTCTTTTCATCGATGAGCTTCATACACTGATCGGTGCTGGTGGCGCGGAGGGTGCGATCGACGCGTCCAATATCCTGAAGCCTTCATTGGCTCGCGGTGAACTGCAGTGTATCGGTGCGACAACATTGGATGAATACCGTAAATACATCGAAAAAGATGCTGCACTTGAACGACGCTTCCAGCCAATCACTGTAGATGAGCCAACGGCTGAGGAGTCCGTACAAATTTTAAAAGGGCTTCGTGACCGCTATGAGGCTCACCACAGGGTATCCATTACGGATGAAGCAATTGAAGCAGCAGTAAAATTATCAGATCGTTACATTTCTGACCGGTTCCTGCCGGATAAAGCAATTGACTTAATTGATGAAGCTGGTTCGAAGGTTCGCCTGCGTTCCTATACAACTCCGCCAAACCTTAAGGAGCTTGAGGTGAAGCTGGAGGAAGTTCGCAAGGAGAAGGACGCTTCTGTACAAAGCCAGGAGTTTGAAAAGGCTGCTTCATTAAGGGATACAGAACAGCGTCTCCGTGAACAGCTGGAAAATACGAAGAAGTCGTGGAAAGAAAAGCAGGGCAAGGAGAACAGTGAAGTGACAGTGGAAGATATCGCGCATGTGGTATCAAGCTGGACGAATATCCCTGTATCCAAGCTAGCGCAAACAGAAACAGATAAACTTCTGAACCTGGAAGAAATCCTACACTCACGTGTCATCGGCCAGGACGAAGCTGTAAAAGCTGTATCCAAGGCAGTAAGACGTGCTCGTGCAGGCCTGAAGGATCCGAAACGTCCAATTGGTTCTTTCATCTTCCTTGGACCAACAGGTGTAGGTAAAACGGAATTAGCGAGAGCGCTTGCGGAGTCCATGTTTGGCGATGAAGATGCGATGATCCGCGTCGATATGTCAGAGTACATGGAAAAGCATTCAACTTCACGTCTTGTTGGTTCACCTCCGGGCTATGTTGGATACGATGAAGGCGGCCAATTGACTGAAAAGGTACGCAGAAAGCCATATTCCGTTATTCTGCTGGATGAGATTGAAAAAGCGCATCCAGACGTGTTCAATATTCTGCTGCAGGTGCTTGAGGATGGCCGTTTGACTGACTCTAAAGGCCGGACAGTCGATTTCCGCAATACCATCATGATCCTGACGTCCAATGTAGGAGCAGAGGCGTTGAAGCGGAATAAATATGTCGGCTTCAATATCCAGGATGGAGAACAGGATTACAAAGATATGAAGGGCAAAGTGATGGAGGAGCTGAAAAAAGCATTCCGTCCTGAGTTCCTGAACCGTATCGATGAGATTATTGTCTTCCATGCGCTTGAAAAGCCACATCTGAAAGAAATCGTTACATTGATGTCCGACCAGCTTGTGAAGCGCTTGAAGGAGCAGGAAATCACGCTAGAGCTGACAGATGCGGCTAAAGAGAAGATTTCGGAGGAAGGTTATGATCCGGAATACGGCGCACGTCCGTTACGCAGGGCGATCCAAAAGCATATCGAAGACCAGCTGTCTGAAGAATTGCTCAAGGGAACCGTCCTCACTGGACAAAATGTCGTAATAGATGTTGAAAATGGCGAATTCGTTGTCAAGGCTCCAGAAAAAACGGCAAAAGCTTAAAATGGCTTAACAAGTAAACAAAAGGGGTATACGTACAAATACGTGTACCCCTTTTTTACTAAAAGAGAATATTATCAATATCCCCCTCAAAAATTTGCCACATTGCATAAAAATGCCGGATGCAATTTCGTATTCGTAAAGCCCAAATCTTCATTCTAAAATAGTTGGAATCGCATCATCTGGATATGAACATAATTTTAAGTAAACAATGTGCTGCAAAAAATTACATACCCACATCAGTCGCTATCATTTCTTTTATTACTTGTTTGGCTTTATTATAAAGATAATAACTTTTTTTATTGAGAGGCTAAGAAAATGGCAAAAAGAAAAACAAAATTCATGTGCCAGGAATGTGGCTATGAATCTCCGAAATGGATGGGAAAATGTCCGGGTTGCGGGCAATGGAATAAGATGGTCGAGGAAGTGGAAAGCACTGGATCGACAAGAAGAGGTGCGTTTGCCAATACAGGAAATACGGGTGTTGCCGCAAAGGCCACTCCTATCACCAGTATTGAAACAGTAAGCGAGCCGCGCATTACAACAGACTTGAATGAGTTGAACCGTGTACTTGGAGGCGGGGTAGTCAGAGGGTCACTTGTGCTGATTGGCGGGGACCCGGGTATTGGGAAATCGACCTTATTGCTGCAGGTCTCTTACCAGCTGGCTAAAAAGGCTCATTCAGTCCTTTATATTTCTGGTGAGGAGTCGATGAGGCAAACGAAACTGCGCGCGGATCGGCTTGGTGTAACATCGGATAATCTGCTTGTATATTCGGAAACAAACCTGCATGAAATCAGTCTTACGATCGAAAACAGCAATCCTGACTTTGTTATTGTGGATTCAATCCAAACCATTTTCCATCCGGAAGTGACCTCCGCTCCAGGGAGCGTGTCACAAGTAAGGGAATGTACAGCAGAGTTAATGAGGATTGCAAAAACAAAGGGAATTGCGATTTTTATTGTCGGGCATGTTACGAAGGAAGGGTCCATTGCAGGACCAAGACTTCTGGAGCATATGGTCGACACCGTACTTTATTTTGAAGGCGAGAGGCACCATACGTATCGAATCCTCCGGGCTGTAAAAAACCGATTTGGGTCGACAAATGAAATGGGTATTTTTGAAA
This portion of the Mesobacillus sp. S13 genome encodes:
- the clpC gene encoding ATP-dependent protease ATP-binding subunit ClpC encodes the protein MMFGRFTERAQKVLALAQEEAIRLGHNNIGTEHILLGLVREGEGIAAKALYGLGLGAEKIQKEVENLIGRGQETSQTIHYTPRAKKVIELSMDEARKLGHSYVGTEHILLGLIREGEGVAARVLNNLGVSLNKARQQVLQLLGSNETSGHQGGGTANANTPTLDSLARDLTAIAREGSLDPVIGRSKEIQRVIEVLSRRTKNNPVLIGEPGVGKTAIAEGLAQQIVNNEVPEILRDKRVMTLDMGTVVAGTKYRGEFEDRLKKVMDEIRQAGNIILFIDELHTLIGAGGAEGAIDASNILKPSLARGELQCIGATTLDEYRKYIEKDAALERRFQPITVDEPTAEESVQILKGLRDRYEAHHRVSITDEAIEAAVKLSDRYISDRFLPDKAIDLIDEAGSKVRLRSYTTPPNLKELEVKLEEVRKEKDASVQSQEFEKAASLRDTEQRLREQLENTKKSWKEKQGKENSEVTVEDIAHVVSSWTNIPVSKLAQTETDKLLNLEEILHSRVIGQDEAVKAVSKAVRRARAGLKDPKRPIGSFIFLGPTGVGKTELARALAESMFGDEDAMIRVDMSEYMEKHSTSRLVGSPPGYVGYDEGGQLTEKVRRKPYSVILLDEIEKAHPDVFNILLQVLEDGRLTDSKGRTVDFRNTIMILTSNVGAEALKRNKYVGFNIQDGEQDYKDMKGKVMEELKKAFRPEFLNRIDEIIVFHALEKPHLKEIVTLMSDQLVKRLKEQEITLELTDAAKEKISEEGYDPEYGARPLRRAIQKHIEDQLSEELLKGTVLTGQNVVIDVENGEFVVKAPEKTAKA
- the radA gene encoding DNA repair protein RadA; translated protein: MAKRKTKFMCQECGYESPKWMGKCPGCGQWNKMVEEVESTGSTRRGAFANTGNTGVAAKATPITSIETVSEPRITTDLNELNRVLGGGVVRGSLVLIGGDPGIGKSTLLLQVSYQLAKKAHSVLYISGEESMRQTKLRADRLGVTSDNLLVYSETNLHEISLTIENSNPDFVIVDSIQTIFHPEVTSAPGSVSQVRECTAELMRIAKTKGIAIFIVGHVTKEGSIAGPRLLEHMVDTVLYFEGERHHTYRILRAVKNRFGSTNEMGIFEMKEVGLEEVANPSEIFLEERSQGASGSTVVASMEGTRPVLVEIQALISPTSFGNPRRMATGIDHNRVSLLMAVLEKRVGLLLANQDAYLKVAGGVKLDEPAIDLAVAVSIASSFRDKPTRASDCIIGEVGLTGEVRRVSRIEQRVQEAAKLGFERIILPENNLGGWTPPRGVELIGVSSVSHALKVTLGG